The genomic interval GGCTGGTCGGATGTCGGCAACTGGAACGCGCTCTGGGCGATCAGCGAGCGGGACGATCTCGGCAATGTCAGCCGCGGCGCGGCCGAGCTGTTCGACACCGAGGGCTGCTTCGTCTCCTCGGAGGGGATGGTGACCTCGCTCGTCGGCGTGCGGGATCTCGTGGTGGTGGCCGAGAAGGACGCGATCCTGGTGGCCGACCGCAGCCGCTGCGGCGACGTGCGCAAGATGGTCGAGATCCTGCGCAGCAAGGGCCGGCCCCAGGCCGAGTGGCACGCCTCCTCGCACCGCCCCTGGGGCAGCTACCGGGTGCTGGAGGCTTCCGACGGTTTCCAGGTCAAGCGGATCACCGTGGCACCCGGCGGCCGGCTCTCGCTGCAGAAGCATCGCCACCGGGCCGAGCACTGGGTCGTGGTGCGGGGCTGCGCCCGGGTCACCGTGGACGACACGGTCGCCGATTACCGCGAGAGCGAGCACATCTTCATCCCGCTCGGCGCCATCCACCGCCTCGAGAATCCCGGCAACGACGATGTCGAACTGATCGAGGTGCAACTCGGCAGCTACCTCGGCGAGGACGACATCGTCCGCCTCGAGGATGCCTACCACCGCGCCTGACCGCTCGCCATGACAGCCCCCGAGGAGCGGACAACGGAGACCGGACCGGACGCCGCGGCGTCCGAGCCGGCGGAGCACGGCGCCCTGACCCGGCACTGGGACAGCCTGGACGGGGAGGCCGCCGCGCTGCTCGGCGCGGTCGAGCGGAATCTCGAGCGCAACTTGGACCGGGACAGGGACCGCGGGCCGGAGGAGGGCCGGCGTCCGACCCCGTTCGGCGGGGAGGTGCACCGGCCCCGCCTCAACGGTCCGAGCCGTGCCGCGAGCCTGCCCGACCGGCCGAAGCGCTGGATCACTGCGGTGATCGCGGCGGCGGCGCTGACGCTGCCCTTCGCCACGCCCGCGGGCGATGCCAGCCCGCGGGCCCCGTTCGGCGGGCCTGCGCCCGAGCGGGGCGCCGAGTGACGGCCATCCGACCTGCCCCCTCATTCTGAGGTGCCGACGCGCAGCGTCGGCCTTAAAGGATCTTCCAGGGATCGCGCGCTTCCCGGAGGATCCTTCGAGGCCCGCTGTCGCGGGCAGCTCAGGATGAGGGTGAGGAGGGGATATCTGTTCGCTTGCCCGCCGCCCCTTCGAAGCAACTCACAGCAGCGCGTTGCGCCGGTTGACCGCGATCTGCACCAGCCCGGCGCGCGACTCGACGCCGAGCTTCTTGCGCATGCTGGAACTGGCATTGATGATCGTGCGGTAGCTCACCGCCATGGCGCTGGCGATGGCGTCGTAGGATTTGCCCTGGCTCAGCAGCGACAGGATCTGCAATTCGCGCGCGCTCAAGGTGGCGAGCGGGGCGGGGCGGGCGCTGCGGTTCAGCATCGCCACATCGGTGGCGAGCGCGTGCGGCAGGTAGCCCTGCCCGGCATGGACGGCGTCGAGCGCCTCCAGGAAGGCGTCCGATCCGGCATCCTTGAGCGCGAAGCCGAGCGCGCCGCTTTCCAGGGCGCGGGAGACCAGCACCGGGTCGGCATGCATGCTGAACACGAGGATGCGCGCGGCCGGATCGAGCGCCCGGATGCGGCGGATCAGCGACAGGCCGGACAGGCCGTCGTCGCGAAAGCTCAGATCGGCCACGACGACGGCCGGCCGGTGCCGGTGGAACAGGCGGTAGCCCGAGACGATGTCGGCGGCCTCGTAGACTCTGGCGACGCCCGCGGCTTCCGCCAGCCGGCGCACCCCCTGCATCACGATCGGGTGGTCGTCGATGACGAGCATCGTCTCAGGCCGCGTCGGCAGGGGCCGGGTGGAGGCGCGTCCGTCGCTCAAGGCTGCCCTCCCGGCTGCTTTTCCGGTTCCCGAGGCCTCTCCGGCGCGGCGATATCCGGCCGCTCGCGGGCTTCGAGGCGGGCCAGCGCGGCGGCGTGGTCGGCGCCCTGGGAGCGGGTGTTGTAGTAGTGCTGGCACATCTCGCCGTAGAGGCTCTTGTGGCGGCCGCGCACCGACGCGATCCCGCCGAGGCCGTCGATCAGGCTGCGATAGGATTCCGTCTTGCCGATCTCGGACAGCATCTGTCCGAGCTGCACCGTGCGGTTGGCGATCATGCGCTTGTCTTCCACGAAGGCGCTGCGCGCCCTGTCGAGGGCTTCGCGCAGTTCCCTGACCGCGGCGGCGTCCGCGGGCAAGGGGTGTCCGGCCTCACGGCCCGCGAGCCAGCGCGCCGGATCCGTCCCGTCGGTGGGCGAGAGCCAGTCGGCGAGGTGATCCTCCGAGGTCGAGGCGACGACGGCCCCGTCGTCGCCCCGGTCGGGCGCCGCGTTCGATGCCGCGCCGGAGGTCTCGCCACCGCGGTCGCAGGCGGAGAGGACCAGCAGGGCGGCGAGCCCCGCCGCGAGACCGGCCGTAAGCGGTCTCATCGCAGGGCTTCCTTCGCCGGGGTGGCGATCGCGAGGCTGCGCGGGCCCTCGGCCACCGGCAATTGGGTGACCTCCTTCAGCGTGGCGAGATCGATGACGGACACGGTGTCGGAGAACCAGTTCGCCACGTAGGCCCTTCCCCCCTCGATCACGATGCCCTCCGGATAGCGGCCGACGCCGATGGTCGCCGCATTTGCGAGCGTGCCCGCATCGAGCACGGTGACCGTGCCGGCATGCTGGTTGGTGACGAAGACCCGCGCCCCGTCCGGGCTCACGCCGACGCCATAGGGCATGGCGCCGGCCGGCACGGTGGCGAGGGCTTTGAGCGTCTGCGTGTCGATCACGGTGAGGTCGTTGCTGCGTACGTTGCCGACATAGAGGCGGCGCTGGTCCGGGCCGAGCGCCAGGGCGAACGGCGCGGTGCCGACGGGAATCGTCGCGAGCCGGGTCATCCGCGCCCCGTCGAACACGCTGACGCGATGGCTTTCCCGGTCGGCGACGTAGAGCCGGCCGGCGCGGTCGAGGACGATGTGGGCCGGGTCTCGGCCGGTCTCGGCGGAAGCCTCGACGGTGCCGTCCGCGGCCGAGAGCCGGTCGATGCGGTTGCCCGACCAGTCGGCGACGAACAGGGTCCGGCCATCCGCCGAGGCGGCGAGGCCGAAGCCCTGGCCGTTGTAGGGGAGGCGGCGCAGCACCGCGCCCGTGGCGGCGTCCGCCACGGTGATCGCGTGCCCGTCCGGATGCGTGAGGAACACGGATCCGCCGCCCGTCGCGACCGTGGCGGGCGCTCCCGCCACGGTCGCGTGGCCTGCGACCATTCCCGCCTCGAGGCGCGTCACCTGAGCTCCCTGCTGGCTCGCGACGTAGATCGTCGCGGCTCGCACGGGCAGGCCGGCGAGAGCGGGGACAAGGAACAAGGCGACGAGGGCGGGGCGGATCATGTCGCGTGCCTCATTGGGACCGGCTCATTTGCCCTTGCCGCCCTCCACGGCCGCCTTCAGGCCCTTCAGCCCTTCCGAGAAATACGTGTTCATCGCCGCCTTGCCGGCCTCGTCGCTGAGGTTCTCCGGCGGTTCGTTGCCGGTGTCGCCGCGATAGAACCGGCCCATCCACTCGACCTTGGAGCCGTCGCCCTCCGGGCTCACGGTGAAGGTCGCCGAGTAGGACGAGACCGGCAGCGCTGTCAGGTTCGGCTCGCCCATCCGGTAGGAATAGGTGCGGCCGTCCGCCTTGTACTCGTCGAGGCTCTCTTCGAGTTTTCCGCCGTTCTTGAAGGTCAGCGTGCGGGTGCCGCCATCCTTCGAGCCGCTGCCCTCGGCCTTCTCGATCGCCGGGTGCCACTTTCCGATGCCCGCGAAGTCGCCCGCGACCTTCCACACCGCGTCCGGGCTCGCCTTGATCGTGATCGATTGGGAGACCTTCTGCGGGGTCGGGCCGTGGGCGAGGGCGGCGGTCGCAGCGAGTGCGAGCGGCAGAACGAGAAGGGACAGACGCATTATGACATCCTGCTGGGGGTGAAGGGTGTGAGGCGGGCGCGGAGCGCACCCGCGAGGAAGACGGCGAGCACGAGGGCCAGAGCCGCCGCGCCGAGGAGGGGGCGGAGGTCGAGCCGGCTCGGAAGGGGGCGCGGCGTGGCAGCGGCGAGAAGCGGCGCGCGCAGGTCCGGCCCGTCGAGATGGGCGTAGGCGAGGCCCGTCTGGGCGGCGAGCGCCTTCAGATGCGGCTCGCGCACGGAGGAGAGATGCTCCTCGCCGCGTGCCGCCGCGCCGCCGAAGGGGGCATTGCGCGGATTGTAGCCCTCGCGCGATTCCGCATCGGCCGGGGGCGGGCCGAAGCGGTTCTCCTGCTGCACGTCCGATTCGGCATAGAAGCCGGTCTCGCGGCCGCGGTCGTTGAATTTCGGGATCGGCGCGAGCGCGTACCCGCCCGCTCCGACGATCAGGCCGCGCACCGCCCCCGCCTTGCCCTCGAAGGGCGGGATGCCGGTGGCGGGGAGCGGCGGCGTCTCCTGCCCGTCGGTGATGAACAGGAGGTCGGTGTCGAGTTCGCCGGCCATGGTGAGGGCGCGGTGGAGGCCGGACGCGATGCGGCTGTCGCCCTCCCAGGCCATGCGCCAGTCGAGCGCGGCGATCGCCCCGTCCAGCGGCGCGAAATCGGCGCAGACCTCGATCGGCGCGAACAGCAGGAACGGGCGCCGTTCCGTGAACAGGGCGAGCGCGAGGCGCGAGCCGCAGGGCAGTTCGGGCAGCAGACCGCGCAGGGCCGCCTTGGCGGTGTCGAGCCGGCTCGCCGGGCGCCCGTCGCTTGTATAGTCGCGCACGTTCATGCTGCCGGTGATGTCGACCACCGCCAGCACCGACACGCCAGAGCGGGTCAGCGGCAGCGGGGGCACGACGATCGCCAGACCTGCGAGCAGCAAGGCTGCGGCGAGCGCCTGGAAGCGGCGATCGCGCAGGTTTCTTGCGAAGGGAAGCGCCGCCCACACACTCATGGCCCGCCGATTCATGGTCCACCCCGGGGTTGCCCGGGAATGTCGGTCCAGATCTGCTTGGGCTCGGCCTTCAGCTCGTCGCCGAACTTGCGATCGAATTCCGGAAAGTCGCGGATCAGGCGCGAGGCGACATCGAAGTTGAACTTCGCGTCCCAGAAATCGGGCCGGGCCTGAAGCGCCCGGCGGTAATCCTGGCGCGCGAGCGTCACCTGCGGGCCCGCCTTGTCGAGTTCGCTGCGCTCGATCAGCCGGAAGGCCTCGCGGATGCGGGCATTGGCGACGATGTAGCGGGCGCGCGCCGCGGCGTCGGCGGACCGCCGATGGTCGAGGGTTTCCAGCAGCGGCTCCGCCTCACCGAGACGATCGCGAAAAGCCAGGAACTTGGTGCGCGCGACGAGGAGCGCGTCGGGGGCGTCAGGCGGGACGGCGAGGTCGCGGCCCGCTTCCAGCTCGGCGATGGCCGCGTTGGTGCGCGCGTCCCGCCAGGCCGAGAGCGCGAAGGCGGCGGCAGCCCCGAGCAGCAGGATCGGCAGCAGCACGAGCAGGGTGGGGCGCAGGCTGCGCCAGCCCTGGCCCAAGCCCGCGCCGTGCCGGGTGCGCAGGGACGGGGAGGGCGCGTGGGTGAGGGCGGTGGGCATCAGGCGGCGGCCCTTTTCGGCGCAGCGGCGGGCGCGGGGCCGGGCGCAGCGGCACTCCGCTCACGGACGGGCACGCGCAAAAAGTCGGTCTCCGCCAGCTTGGCGAGGACGAGGAGGAGCAGGCCGAAGGCGGCGAGCGCATAGGCCCAGCCGGTGAGGTCGCGGCGCGGGCGCTCCTCGGTATAGGGGATCGGGTCGCGCTCCAGCGCCTCGATCTGGCGCACGGCGTTGGCCACGGCCTCGGCGCCCTCCGCCTCGAAAGCGCGGTAGGGCACGCCGAGGCTCTTGAAGAACAGGTCGAGATGGCGCTCGGGGGCCGCCTGCGGCGTATCCTCGCCCGCGGGCTTGTCATAGATCGAGGGCGAGCCCTTGGTGCGCAGGAACAGCCAGTAGAGGTTCGGCTGCACCTTGGCGAACTCGGCGCGCAGCTGCGCCTGGATGCGCGGGTCGATCACCGCCGCGCCGTCCGAGACCAGCAGCAGCGCCCGCGACACACCCGGCGCGCCCGCGCCGAACTGCGACAGCGCCATGCCGAGGCCGCGGGCGACGTTGGTGTAGTCGAGGCCCGGTCGGTCGATGGCGGCGACCGCCGCGCGCACGGCGTCGTGCCGGTCGGTCATCGGCACGACCAGCATCGGCGCCGTCGAGAAGGCGGTGACCGCGAACTGATCGTGAGCGCGCTCGCCGACGAAGTCGCGCAGGATGCGCCGGGAGGCGGCGGCCTTCGATTCCTCCGCCCCCGAGGGCTGCCGGCCGGCAAAGGTCTCGTTCATGCTGCCGGAGCGGTCGATCAGCATCGAGACCTGCGCCCCGATGCCGGTGCGGGTCACCCGCTCGCCGGCGCGGTACGGGCCGGCCAGCGCCAGGACGAGACCGCCGATCGCCAGCATGCCGGCGGCGGTCAGGGCGATCCGCAGACCCGCAGAGAGGGGATCCTCGGGTGCGGCCGCGACCGAGGCGACCGCGCTGCGCCGGGTCACGGACAGGAGCAGCGGCAGAAGCGCCAGCGGCAGAAGCCAGAGCAGCCAGGGCGTGGCCAGGCCGAGGGAGGGGAGGAGCGCCGTCACCGGGTCACGCGCTCCGCTCGACCGCGCCGAGCCGGCGCAGCAAGGCCTCGACCTCGGGCAGGGGAAGCGTCGTGCCGGCCCCGGCGGTGTCCCGGCCGAAGAAGGCCAGCCGCGAGGCCGAGAAGAACCTTTCCAGGCCGCCCGCCTGCCCCCGGAAGGCGGGATGGCGGCCGAGGAAATCGGGCAGGTCGTCGGCGAGCACCCGGCGCCCGTCGGTGGCGTCGAGGCCGCGATGCAGGGCGAGCAGCGCCTCGCGGTACAGGGCTTCGCCCTGCGATTGCTGCCTCGCTCGGCCCAGCGCCTTCAGGGCGAGCGCGAAGGGCCGGCCGCGGCGACGTCCAAAGAACCACCACGCCCGGTCGTAGGCGAGCAGCCCCAGCGCCAGAACGGCGAGCGCGAGGAAGCCGGCCGCCGAGGCGAGCGCCGGCTGCGGATCGAGGCGCGGCGCGCGCCCGTCGGGCCGCAGGTACTCGGCCGGGTCGTCGCGCCGCTCGGGTTGCACCTCGCGCAACGGCGAGACGCCGATCTTCCAGGCGGGCAGCTGTGCCACCGCCGTAGTCGAGCCGTTGGCGCCGGCACTCTCGACGGTGACGGGAAAGCCCGGCACTTCGAGGGTGCGGGCATCGAGCGCGACGTAGAAATCCTGGTAGGTCAGGCGCAGGCGGATCACGTTCGCGCCGTCCGCGCCCCGGCTCTCCTCCGTCCGTACGTCGCGCAGGTCGAGCCAGTAGGTGACCGGCCCGGGCTTCGGCAGGGAGGGCCGCTGCAGGGTGAAGCCGGGATCGGTGCGGATCTCGGCCTGGACCTGCACGAGGTCGCCCTGGAAGTAGCCGAAGGCGCGGGGCGTGCGCAGCTCGACGCCGCGCACCTGCGCGGAGGCGGGCAGAGACACCAGCGCGAGGAGGAGGGCGAGGGGCAGCGCGCGCATCGCTCTCACGTCGTCATCAGGTGGCGGCTCAGCGCTTCCGCATCGAAGCGGTCGGCGAGCCGGAAGGGCGGACGGGCGAAGGGGGCGCAGATCCGGCGCAAGGCTTCGACGCGCTCGGCCTCGCGGGCGATCCAGCGGCGGCGCAAGGACGGGCGCAGGAAGACGAGGCGGCGCCCGGCGCCCTCCAGGTCGTCGAGTTCCACGAGGCCCCAGGCCGGCAGGTCTTCGGTCTCGGCGGAATCGGCGAGCAGCACCGGCGTCACGTCGTGGAGCGCCAGTGCCGAGAAGACGGCCTCGATCAGCGCCTCCGGCCAGCGGAAATCCGAGACGAGGAAGATCAGCTTCGGGCGCCCGGCGAGACGGCGCGCCGCCTCCAGAAAACCCTCGGCGCCGCGTCCCTCGCAGGCCGCCTCGCCGAGACGGGCGGCGGCGGCCTGGGCGGCGGCGCGGTGGCGGGTCGCGGGGAGGTAGAGGTCGTCGCGCACGATGTCGTCGCAGGCGATCACACCGAAGCCGTCGCCGATCCGCGTCGCGGAGCGGGCGAGCGTCGTGCAGAAGGCGCCCGCGAGATCGCGCCGGTCGGCCCGGCCGCGGAAGCGCATCGAGGCGGAGAGGTCGACCAGCGCGTAGGTCTCGACCGGGCTGCGCGCCTCGAAGCGGCGCACGAACACGCCCTCGAACGGGTCGCGCAGCGACGCGCGCACATCGATGCGCCGCGCATCCGGCAGGCGTGAGAAGCTGACCTGGTCGCGGAACGTGCCGAGGCCGCCGGCATCGTGCCCGCGATGGGCGCCGACCCGATGTCCGCCGGGCCGCCAGCGCGGCAGGTAAATGATGTCGGCCCCATCGTTGACCCCGTCCTCCGGACTGCTCACGGGGCGGGCACCGTCTCGAACACCGCGCGAATGAGGTCGGGCACGATCTGCGCGCGCCGCATCTCGTAGACGGGTTCGAGGAAGACGCGGTGGGCCATCACCTCGGGGAAGACGGCGCGGATATCCTCCGGCACCAGCCAGTCCCGGCCTTCCAGCCAGGCGCGGACGCGGGCGGCGCGCACGAGGAAGGCGACGCCGCGGGGCGAGGCGCCGCCCTGGACGAGGCGGTCCATGTCGATCCCGGAAAGCCGGATGCCGGCGGGGCCGGGGCGCACCAGCGCCTCCCACAGGCCGACGACGTAGGCCTCGATCGCCGGCTCGGCCGAAATCGCGTGCTGGATCGCGCTGGCGATGGTGCCGATGCGCTCGAAGTCGAGCACGCCGGCCTCGACCGCTTCGGTGAGCCGGTCGGTGTCGTGGAAGCGGGGATCGAAGACGAGGTCGCGGCGGGCCTTCGTATCGCGTGGCGCCTCCATGCCGATTTCCATGAGGAAGCGGTCGCGCGCGGCGGCCGGCAGCTCGAAGGTCTCCTCGCGCTCGACCCGGTTGCGGTCGGCGAAGACCTGGAGGTTGGGGAAACGGTACGCGCGGTTGAAGGCGGTGACGCTGCGCTCGGCCATGATGCGCAGGAGCAGCGCGTGGACCTGGGGCCGGGCGCGGTTGATCTCGTTGAAGAAGAAGACCGAGAGGTCTTCCGCCTGCCGCAACACCGGGCCGGGCTCGACCCGCGGGCGGCCGTCCTCGCCGAGATAGGTGTGGTAGATCAGGTCGGTGGGCATCATGTCGACGGTGCCCTCGACGCGCTCGTAGGCGCCGCCGAGGCCGCGGGCGACCGCGCGCAGCAGCGTGGTCTTGCCGACGCCGACATCGCCTTCGAGCATGACGTGGCCGCGGGCGAAGATCGCGATCGTCAGCAGGCGGATCGCCCGTTCCTGGCCGACAACGGCCTTGCCGATCTCGCGCTCGAAACGCGCGGCGGCATCCCGCCAGTCGGTGAGCATGGCGTCGCCGGGGCGCAAGGTGTTCATTCGGCGGGTGGCCTTTGTTTGCCGTCTTGGGCGCCCCAGGCGCCATGGGCCGCCGCCACCTCTCCGCTCCCTTTTGCGGGGATGGATCGGGGCAGGGCCTGTTCGGATGGGGCGCCGGGCGGTGCCTCCTGCGCCACCCCCGCCCCGAACCCCTCCCCGCGAGGGGGAGGGGGCAAAAGGCTCAGTTCGCCGCGATCTTGCTGACGTCGTACTCGAACTTGCCGGTCTTCTTGAAGTTCTCGACGCGCTTCTTGTTGCGCTCTTCCATCTGCTTGATGGAATCGGCCTGCTTGTTCAGCTCCTTGGGGTCGTGCTTGGGATCGTACTTGGAGCCGGCGATCTTCTCGGGGAAGCCGGGCTTCGGCTCCCAGCAATTGCCCGCGGCCTTGCACTTGGTGCCGTCATAGGCGAGCGCCGGGGCGGCGATGCCGGACAGGGCGACGATGGCGGCGGCGATGAGAGTGGTCTTCATGGTTTCCTCCACTTTTCGAGACGTGCTCTTCTTGAGGCTTGCTCTTCGGGGATCCGGCCGCGCCCGGCGACAGGATCCCACCGCCCGCCCCCTCGATCGTGCCGGTTGAATCCGGCTCGACACCCGAAAGGATCACTCGTCCAGCGGCTTGCACTGGCCCTTGGCGTCCTTCGGGATGACTTCGCCCTGCTTGTAGGGCGTGTAGGCCTTCTTCTGCTCGTCGTTGAGCCACAGCGCGTCCTGCTTCGGCCCCGTATAGAGGTGCCGGATCCAGGCGATGGTCTGCAGCATCTCGTCCGGCGTCAGATTCTCGTTGTGCGGGCCCATCATGCCGTTGGCGCCGCCGAAGATCGTGGCGAACAGGCCCACATCCGTCGTGTTGGACGGATAGGTCCAGTAATTGTCGTTCAGCCCCGGCCCGAGCTTTCCTTCCGCGAGGTGGCCGTGGCAGCCCGAGCAGGAGGTCGCGAACAGGCTCTCGCCGTTCCGCAGGCAGGACTTGTCGTCGATGTAGAGGTTCTCGCCGGTCTCGAGGAACTTCTTCACGGCCGGCGTGTCGCGGCCGCCTTCCTTGCCCTGCGACACGTCGAGCGCCTCGCCGGTGACGGTGTTGCGGAACACGACGCCGGTCTGCGGCCCGGATTGCGGCTGGGCGAGCGCGGGCAGGGCGATGCCGGCGAGCGCGAGGCCGAGAAGGGCCGTTCCGATCTTTACGCGGTTCATCATCGTCTTGTTCTTGGTCCTCATCTCACGGTCGGTCGGGATCAGTTGGAGACGGGCAGCACGGGCACGCCCTCCTCCTTCAGGATCGCCTCGATCTTCGGCTTGGCCTTCTCCAGGGCGGCGTCGATCTGCGCCTTCAGGGCGGTGTCGTCCTTGCGCACGCCCATCGCCTGGTCGAAGCTCTGCGGCATCTTCCGGCCGTCGCTGGCCTGCGTGTCGTCGGGCACGGCGGTCATGCGCAGCTTGGTCGAGGAATCGCGCACGTAGCGGGCGACGTCGGGCCCGAAGGCCACGCCGACCTCGGCCTTGCCGGTGGCGACCTCGCTGACCATCCGGGCCGGATCGATCTGCGTGTATTGATTCCGCGGCGCGCGAAAATTCACCAGCGAGTAGAGGTAGGCCATGTCCTCCTCGTAGCGGCCGATATCCTTGAGCATCGCCTCGCCGGGCGTGCCGAAGCCGACCACCATGTGGCTCACTTCCTTCAGGCGCGGATCGGACCAGGACTTGATGTCGAGATCCTTGTCGGCGCGGGTGAGGAAGACGTAGCCTGAGCGGTAATAGGGCTTGCTGGTGAGCACGCGGGGATCGTCGGCATCGAGCCCGATCACCACGTCGCAGGTCTTCTTCTCCAGCCCGTCGCGCACGAGGTAGATCGCGGGCTTGCCGAGCCACACGAACTGGGCCTTGCGGCCCATGGCCTCGGCTACCGTCGTCGCGATGCGGTTCTCGAGCCCCGAGCCGTCCTTCATCGAGAGCGGCGGCTGCTCGGCGGCGCAGACGCGCAAGGTGCCGGCATCGGGTTTCGCGGCCTCGGCGGCTTTCGACTCCTGCGCCAGGGCGGGCGCGCACAGGGCGGCGAGGGCGGTCAGGGCAGCGGTCAGAGCGACGGCCGATGTGGCTGTACGGCGCCGTCCGTTCACGAGCGACATAGGTTCGTTTCCTCTGGCTTATTCTTATGAAATCTTGGCACCGGGCTTTTTCGGCTGAGACCTGCCCTTGGCGCATCTCCCCGTGCGGACGATCGCCGGCGCGCGGGACGAGGGTCTGCGGAGAGGGACATGAGGTGGCGCGGACCGTCACGGGCCGTTCGTGCCCGCGCCATCTCGGCCCCGTCCCTCCCCCGGGCGAGCGGGAGAGGGACGGTTCGCATCTGCCGTCAGGCAGTTCCTGCTTCAGACCTTACTTGGCGGCCGACTTCCACTCGCCGACGTTCGGATCGTCGTAGGGGCCCTTGCCGTCGAGCGAGAACACCACCACGCCGCCACCCATCTGGGTGTAGTTGGCGAGCTTCTTGAAGGCACCCACCGCGCCGAGACCGGCGGTCGGGTCGGCGAGGTCGAACACGAGGCCGACACCCGGCCAGCCGCCGACGCCGTAGTAGATGGCGACGTACTGCGTGTCCTTATGGGTGTAGGTCATCGGGTAGCCGATGGCGCCGGACGGGATCTTGAACTTCCAGAGAAGGTCACCCGTGTCGGAGTCGCGCGCCTTCAGGTAGCCGTCGAGGGTGCCGTAGAAGACGAGGTCGCCCGCGGTGGCCATGGTGCCGCCCCACACGGCGAAGCGCTCCATCTTCTCCCACTTATAGTCGCCGGTGATCGCGTTGTACGCCTTGATCTGGCCGAGACCTTCGTAGTTCTGACGGTCGCCCTTCGGGCCCGGATACATGTTCAGCGTCGCACCGACGAAGAACTGACCCGCACGATAGGGAAGCATGAAGGGCTCCCAATCCATGCAGATGTGGTTGATGCCCATGAAGAACAGTTCACGCTTCGGATCGTACGAGTCGTGACCCTGGTTGTGGTAGCCCATCGCCGAGGGGCAGATGTCCTTGGCGAGGTGGTCCATCCGGGTGCCGTATTCGGGATCGCGCACCGGCTGGCCGGTCTTGAGATCCACCGACTTGAACACGTTGACCGTGTCGTCGAGCTTGTTCGCCGAGACGAGCGCGCCGTCGGTCCGGTCGAGCGTGTAGACGATGCCGTTGC from Methylobacterium sp. AMS5 carries:
- a CDS encoding response regulator transcription factor, yielding MSDGRASTRPLPTRPETMLVIDDHPIVMQGVRRLAEAAGVARVYEAADIVSGYRLFHRHRPAVVVADLSFRDDGLSGLSLIRRIRALDPAARILVFSMHADPVLVSRALESGALGFALKDAGSDAFLEALDAVHAGQGYLPHALATDVAMLNRSARPAPLATLSARELQILSLLSQGKSYDAIASAMAVSYRTIINASSSMRKKLGVESRAGLVQIAVNRRNALL
- a CDS encoding YncE family protein, translating into MIRPALVALFLVPALAGLPVRAATIYVASQQGAQVTRLEAGMVAGHATVAGAPATVATGGGSVFLTHPDGHAITVADAATGAVLRRLPYNGQGFGLAASADGRTLFVADWSGNRIDRLSAADGTVEASAETGRDPAHIVLDRAGRLYVADRESHRVSVFDGARMTRLATIPVGTAPFALALGPDQRRLYVGNVRSNDLTVIDTQTLKALATVPAGAMPYGVGVSPDGARVFVTNQHAGTVTVLDAGTLANAATIGVGRYPEGIVIEGGRAYVANWFSDTVSVIDLATLKEVTQLPVAEGPRSLAIATPAKEALR
- a CDS encoding SRPBCC family protein; protein product: MRLSLLVLPLALAATAALAHGPTPQKVSQSITIKASPDAVWKVAGDFAGIGKWHPAIEKAEGSGSKDGGTRTLTFKNGGKLEESLDEYKADGRTYSYRMGEPNLTALPVSSYSATFTVSPEGDGSKVEWMGRFYRGDTGNEPPENLSDEAGKAAMNTYFSEGLKGLKAAVEGGKGK
- a CDS encoding vWA domain-containing protein is translated as MNRRAMSVWAALPFARNLRDRRFQALAAALLLAGLAIVVPPLPLTRSGVSVLAVVDITGSMNVRDYTSDGRPASRLDTAKAALRGLLPELPCGSRLALALFTERRPFLLFAPIEVCADFAPLDGAIAALDWRMAWEGDSRIASGLHRALTMAGELDTDLLFITDGQETPPLPATGIPPFEGKAGAVRGLIVGAGGYALAPIPKFNDRGRETGFYAESDVQQENRFGPPPADAESREGYNPRNAPFGGAAARGEEHLSSVREPHLKALAAQTGLAYAHLDGPDLRAPLLAAATPRPLPSRLDLRPLLGAAALALVLAVFLAGALRARLTPFTPSRMS
- a CDS encoding vWA domain-containing protein, producing MTALLPSLGLATPWLLWLLPLALLPLLLSVTRRSAVASVAAAPEDPLSAGLRIALTAAGMLAIGGLVLALAGPYRAGERVTRTGIGAQVSMLIDRSGSMNETFAGRQPSGAEESKAAASRRILRDFVGERAHDQFAVTAFSTAPMLVVPMTDRHDAVRAAVAAIDRPGLDYTNVARGLGMALSQFGAGAPGVSRALLLVSDGAAVIDPRIQAQLRAEFAKVQPNLYWLFLRTKGSPSIYDKPAGEDTPQAAPERHLDLFFKSLGVPYRAFEAEGAEAVANAVRQIEALERDPIPYTEERPRRDLTGWAYALAAFGLLLLVLAKLAETDFLRVPVRERSAAAPGPAPAAAPKRAAA
- a CDS encoding DUF58 domain-containing protein, producing MSSPEDGVNDGADIIYLPRWRPGGHRVGAHRGHDAGGLGTFRDQVSFSRLPDARRIDVRASLRDPFEGVFVRRFEARSPVETYALVDLSASMRFRGRADRRDLAGAFCTTLARSATRIGDGFGVIACDDIVRDDLYLPATRHRAAAQAAAARLGEAACEGRGAEGFLEAARRLAGRPKLIFLVSDFRWPEALIEAVFSALALHDVTPVLLADSAETEDLPAWGLVELDDLEGAGRRLVFLRPSLRRRWIAREAERVEALRRICAPFARPPFRLADRFDAEALSRHLMTT
- a CDS encoding MoxR family ATPase, producing the protein MNTLRPGDAMLTDWRDAAARFEREIGKAVVGQERAIRLLTIAIFARGHVMLEGDVGVGKTTLLRAVARGLGGAYERVEGTVDMMPTDLIYHTYLGEDGRPRVEPGPVLRQAEDLSVFFFNEINRARPQVHALLLRIMAERSVTAFNRAYRFPNLQVFADRNRVEREETFELPAAARDRFLMEIGMEAPRDTKARRDLVFDPRFHDTDRLTEAVEAGVLDFERIGTIASAIQHAISAEPAIEAYVVGLWEALVRPGPAGIRLSGIDMDRLVQGGASPRGVAFLVRAARVRAWLEGRDWLVPEDIRAVFPEVMAHRVFLEPVYEMRRAQIVPDLIRAVFETVPAP
- a CDS encoding methanol dehydrogenase [cytochrome c] subunit produces the protein MKTTLIAAAIVALSGIAAPALAYDGTKCKAAGNCWEPKPGFPEKIAGSKYDPKHDPKELNKQADSIKQMEERNKKRVENFKKTGKFEYDVSKIAAN
- the moxG gene encoding cytochrome c(L), periplasmic; amino-acid sequence: MMNRVKIGTALLGLALAGIALPALAQPQSGPQTGVVFRNTVTGEALDVSQGKEGGRDTPAVKKFLETGENLYIDDKSCLRNGESLFATSCSGCHGHLAEGKLGPGLNDNYWTYPSNTTDVGLFATIFGGANGMMGPHNENLTPDEMLQTIAWIRHLYTGPKQDALWLNDEQKKAYTPYKQGEVIPKDAKGQCKPLDE
- the moxJ gene encoding methanol oxidation system protein MoxJ, encoding MSLVNGRRRTATSAVALTAALTALAALCAPALAQESKAAEAAKPDAGTLRVCAAEQPPLSMKDGSGLENRIATTVAEAMGRKAQFVWLGKPAIYLVRDGLEKKTCDVVIGLDADDPRVLTSKPYYRSGYVFLTRADKDLDIKSWSDPRLKEVSHMVVGFGTPGEAMLKDIGRYEEDMAYLYSLVNFRAPRNQYTQIDPARMVSEVATGKAEVGVAFGPDVARYVRDSSTKLRMTAVPDDTQASDGRKMPQSFDQAMGVRKDDTALKAQIDAALEKAKPKIEAILKEEGVPVLPVSN